One genomic window of Parus major isolate Abel chromosome 11, Parus_major1.1, whole genome shotgun sequence includes the following:
- the ORC6 gene encoding origin recognition complex subunit 6 isoform X1, giving the protein MERGAVRAMAARLGLAEPAVLRKAEEYLRLSQVKCTGLMAQMTATSTAVMCLDLAASFMKQPVDKSYCVKLAGLNKTTYQSSMKSLECLLEVNQRLGMRDLAVQFCCSEAVNMASEILQRYEGSLSKAQRADLDLSKPLFITAALCTACRCLKLKVDKTKMLATSGVKKAIFDRLCNQLEKISQQLSKDVPPAAETPDSLQSTLEQCEQEDGSEEDEEVPCKQPKTETNQDYEEWKKKILENATKAQETRSTDSVMPPSNVTAACS; this is encoded by the exons ATGGAGCGCGGGGCTGTGCGGGCCATGGCGGCCCGGCTGGGCCTGGCCGAGCCCGCCGTGCTCAG AAAAGCTGAGGAGTATCTGCGGCTGTCCCAGGTGAAGTGCACGGGGTTAATGGCTCAGATGACGGCGACGAGCACTGCTGTGATGTGTCTGGACCTGGCGGCGAGTTTCATGAAGCAACCAGTTGACAAA AGCTATTGTGTTAAACTCGCTGGTTTGAACAAGACCACCTACCAAAGCTCCATGAAGTCTTTGGAGTGTTTGCTAGAGGTGAACCAGAGGCTGGGGATGCGAGACTTGGCTGTGCAGTTTTGCTGCTCAGAGGCAGTGAACATGGCTTCAGAAATCCTGCAGAG GTATGAAGGCAGCCTCTCCAAAGCACAGCGAGCAGACCTGGATCTCTCCAAGCCCCTGTTTATAACAGCTGCACTGTGCACTGCATGCAG GTGTTTGAAGCTAAAAGTGGACAAAACTAAAATGTTGGCTACATCTGGAGtgaaaaaagcaatatttgaCCGGCTGTGCAATCAGCTGGAGAAGATaagccagcagctcagca AAGATGTTCCACCGGCTGCAGAGACACCTGACAGCTTGCAGAGCACCCTGGAGCAGTGTGAGCAGGAAGATG GCTCTGAAGAGGATGAGGAAGTACCATGTAAACAGCCAAAGACTGAAACAAATCAGGATTATgaagaatggaaaaagaaaatcctggaaaatgCTACTAAGGCACAAGAGACAAGGAGTACTGACTCTGTAATGCCACCCAGTAATGTAACTGCTGCTTGCTCTTAA
- the ORC6 gene encoding origin recognition complex subunit 6 isoform X2, with translation MERGAVRAMAARLGLAEPAVLRKAEEYLRLSQVKCTGLMAQMTATSTAVMCLDLAASFMKQPVDKSYCVKLAGLNKTTYQSSMKSLECLLEVNQRLGMRDLAVQFCCSEAVNMASEILQRYEGSLSKAQRADLDLSKPLFITAALCTACRCLKLKVDKTKMLATSGVKKAIFDRLCNQLEKISQQLSNVPPAAETPDSLQSTLEQCEQEDGSEEDEEVPCKQPKTETNQDYEEWKKKILENATKAQETRSTDSVMPPSNVTAACS, from the exons ATGGAGCGCGGGGCTGTGCGGGCCATGGCGGCCCGGCTGGGCCTGGCCGAGCCCGCCGTGCTCAG AAAAGCTGAGGAGTATCTGCGGCTGTCCCAGGTGAAGTGCACGGGGTTAATGGCTCAGATGACGGCGACGAGCACTGCTGTGATGTGTCTGGACCTGGCGGCGAGTTTCATGAAGCAACCAGTTGACAAA AGCTATTGTGTTAAACTCGCTGGTTTGAACAAGACCACCTACCAAAGCTCCATGAAGTCTTTGGAGTGTTTGCTAGAGGTGAACCAGAGGCTGGGGATGCGAGACTTGGCTGTGCAGTTTTGCTGCTCAGAGGCAGTGAACATGGCTTCAGAAATCCTGCAGAG GTATGAAGGCAGCCTCTCCAAAGCACAGCGAGCAGACCTGGATCTCTCCAAGCCCCTGTTTATAACAGCTGCACTGTGCACTGCATGCAG GTGTTTGAAGCTAAAAGTGGACAAAACTAAAATGTTGGCTACATCTGGAGtgaaaaaagcaatatttgaCCGGCTGTGCAATCAGCTGGAGAAGATaagccagcagctcagca ATGTTCCACCGGCTGCAGAGACACCTGACAGCTTGCAGAGCACCCTGGAGCAGTGTGAGCAGGAAGATG GCTCTGAAGAGGATGAGGAAGTACCATGTAAACAGCCAAAGACTGAAACAAATCAGGATTATgaagaatggaaaaagaaaatcctggaaaatgCTACTAAGGCACAAGAGACAAGGAGTACTGACTCTGTAATGCCACCCAGTAATGTAACTGCTGCTTGCTCTTAA
- the ORC6 gene encoding origin recognition complex subunit 6 isoform X3, whose product MAQMTATSTAVMCLDLAASFMKQPVDKSYCVKLAGLNKTTYQSSMKSLECLLEVNQRLGMRDLAVQFCCSEAVNMASEILQRYEGSLSKAQRADLDLSKPLFITAALCTACRCLKLKVDKTKMLATSGVKKAIFDRLCNQLEKISQQLSKDVPPAAETPDSLQSTLEQCEQEDGSEEDEEVPCKQPKTETNQDYEEWKKKILENATKAQETRSTDSVMPPSNVTAACS is encoded by the exons ATGGCTCAGATGACGGCGACGAGCACTGCTGTGATGTGTCTGGACCTGGCGGCGAGTTTCATGAAGCAACCAGTTGACAAA AGCTATTGTGTTAAACTCGCTGGTTTGAACAAGACCACCTACCAAAGCTCCATGAAGTCTTTGGAGTGTTTGCTAGAGGTGAACCAGAGGCTGGGGATGCGAGACTTGGCTGTGCAGTTTTGCTGCTCAGAGGCAGTGAACATGGCTTCAGAAATCCTGCAGAG GTATGAAGGCAGCCTCTCCAAAGCACAGCGAGCAGACCTGGATCTCTCCAAGCCCCTGTTTATAACAGCTGCACTGTGCACTGCATGCAG GTGTTTGAAGCTAAAAGTGGACAAAACTAAAATGTTGGCTACATCTGGAGtgaaaaaagcaatatttgaCCGGCTGTGCAATCAGCTGGAGAAGATaagccagcagctcagca AAGATGTTCCACCGGCTGCAGAGACACCTGACAGCTTGCAGAGCACCCTGGAGCAGTGTGAGCAGGAAGATG GCTCTGAAGAGGATGAGGAAGTACCATGTAAACAGCCAAAGACTGAAACAAATCAGGATTATgaagaatggaaaaagaaaatcctggaaaatgCTACTAAGGCACAAGAGACAAGGAGTACTGACTCTGTAATGCCACCCAGTAATGTAACTGCTGCTTGCTCTTAA